In Flavobacterium okayamense, a single window of DNA contains:
- the gldD gene encoding gliding motility lipoprotein GldD encodes MKKALLGIGFFLLVSCGEESTPKPNAQLRLEYPNATYGELNSDCSFNFMVNDLAKIKSKQPCTFEINYPKMKGTIYITYKNVNNNIDSLLRDAQKLTYDHVVKADEIITQPYINKERKVYGMFSEVGGNAATNAQFYVTDSTKNFIYGSMYFYAKPNFDSILPAASYIKDDIRKIIETVEWK; translated from the coding sequence ATGAAAAAAGCACTTTTAGGTATCGGATTTTTTTTACTAGTTTCATGTGGAGAAGAATCCACACCAAAGCCTAACGCACAATTACGATTAGAATATCCTAATGCAACATACGGAGAATTAAATAGCGATTGCTCGTTCAATTTTATGGTTAATGATTTGGCCAAAATAAAATCCAAACAACCTTGCACATTTGAGATTAATTATCCAAAAATGAAAGGCACAATTTATATCACTTATAAAAATGTAAACAACAACATTGATAGTTTACTAAGAGACGCACAAAAATTAACATACGATCATGTTGTTAAAGCAGATGAAATAATTACACAACCTTACATAAATAAAGAAAGAAAAGTTTACGGTATGTTCTCAGAGGTTGGAGGGAATGCTGCCACAAATGCTCAGTTTTATGTGACCGATAGTACCAAAAACTTTATTTATGGAAGTATGTACTTTTATGCAAAACCGAATTTTGACTCAATTTTACCCGCAGCCAGTTATATTAAAGATGATATAAGAAAAATAATAGAAACTGTTGAATGGAAATAA
- a CDS encoding gliding motility-associated protein GldE encodes MDPDPSSFLNFINIEILIGSIAVLVLLICSAFISGSEVALFSLSQKDIDDLKETDYNKGNLISNLLDRPKKLLATILVANNFINIAIVIIFTSFSEELFGSIASPIFRFVLEVVVVTFLILLFGEVLPKIYANRNNISFSKIVAIPLLILDKIFSPLTIPMRNITLYIEKKFSVQKTNFSIDQLSQALELTNQEETTQEEQKILEGIVTFGNTDVRQVMSPRIDIFALDFEETFGEIMPKIIEKGYSRIPVYKENIDQIEGVLFIKDLIPHIDEKKDFNWQQLIREPFFVPENKKLDNLLKEFQGMKNHLAIVVDEYGGTSGLISLEDILEEIVGDISDEFDDEDLIYSQIDDKNFVFEGKIGLKDFYRIVDVNEEEFENAKGEAETLAGFILEISGNFPKKNQKINFNNCTFTIESLDKRRIKQIKVTLE; translated from the coding sequence TTGGACCCAGACCCTTCCAGTTTTCTCAACTTCATAAACATTGAAATACTAATAGGTAGTATTGCAGTATTAGTATTACTAATTTGTTCTGCATTTATATCAGGTTCTGAAGTTGCTTTATTTTCTCTTTCTCAAAAAGACATTGATGATTTAAAAGAAACTGATTACAACAAAGGCAATTTAATTTCTAATTTACTTGACAGACCTAAAAAATTATTAGCAACAATTTTAGTAGCAAATAATTTCATAAACATTGCAATCGTAATCATCTTCACTTCATTTAGTGAAGAACTATTCGGGAGTATAGCCTCTCCAATTTTTCGATTTGTTTTAGAAGTTGTTGTTGTAACATTTTTAATTTTACTTTTTGGTGAAGTTTTGCCAAAAATTTATGCCAACAGAAACAACATTTCTTTCTCTAAAATAGTTGCTATCCCATTGTTAATTTTAGATAAGATTTTCTCACCACTAACAATTCCAATGCGAAATATTACGTTGTATATCGAGAAAAAGTTCAGTGTACAAAAAACAAATTTCTCAATTGATCAACTTTCGCAAGCTTTAGAATTAACTAATCAAGAAGAAACAACACAAGAAGAGCAAAAAATACTTGAAGGAATTGTAACTTTCGGAAACACAGATGTTAGACAAGTTATGAGTCCAAGAATCGATATTTTTGCTTTAGATTTTGAAGAAACTTTCGGAGAAATCATGCCAAAAATTATCGAAAAAGGATATTCAAGAATACCTGTTTATAAAGAAAATATTGATCAAATCGAAGGAGTCCTTTTTATCAAAGATTTAATTCCCCATATTGATGAAAAGAAAGACTTTAATTGGCAACAATTAATTAGAGAACCATTTTTTGTTCCAGAAAATAAAAAACTGGACAATCTTTTAAAAGAGTTTCAAGGAATGAAAAACCATTTAGCAATTGTTGTAGACGAATATGGCGGAACTTCAGGTTTAATTTCCTTAGAAGATATTTTAGAAGAAATTGTTGGTGATATTAGTGATGAGTTTGATGATGAAGATTTAATTTACTCTCAAATTGATGACAAAAACTTTGTATTCGAAGGTAAAATCGGTTTAAAAGATTTTTATCGGATTGTAGATGTTAACGAAGAAGAATTTGAAAACGCAAAAGGAGAAGCTGAAACTCTAGCAGGGTTTATTTTAGAAATATCAGGAAATTTCCCAAAAAAGAATCAGAAAATAAATTTCAACAATTGTACGTTTACTATTGAGAGTTTAGACAAGAGGAGAATAAAACAAATAAAAGTTACGTTAGAATAG
- a CDS encoding single-stranded DNA-binding protein, translating into MNGTVNKVVLIGHLGDEVKMHYFDGGNCIGRFPLATNEVYINKTTGEKITSTEWHNIVVRNKAAEICEKYLSKGDKIYVEGRIKSRQWQTEDGTTKYTTEIQVTEFTFLTTKKETENNFKQENKGFSEAPKSNDFSSDGDDNNDDLPF; encoded by the coding sequence ATGAACGGAACAGTTAACAAAGTCGTTTTAATTGGTCATTTAGGAGACGAGGTTAAAATGCATTATTTTGATGGAGGAAATTGTATAGGAAGATTTCCGCTTGCAACAAACGAAGTTTACATCAATAAAACTACAGGAGAAAAAATTACTTCTACCGAATGGCACAATATAGTTGTTCGTAATAAAGCCGCAGAAATTTGTGAAAAATACCTTTCAAAAGGAGACAAAATTTATGTTGAAGGAAGAATAAAATCACGTCAGTGGCAAACAGAAGACGGTACTACAAAATATACTACTGAAATTCAAGTGACCGAGTTTACTTTTTTAACGACTAAAAAAGAAACTGAAAATAATTTTAAACAAGAAAATAAAGGATTTTCTGAAGCTCCAAAAAGCAATGATTTTAGCTCTGATGGAGACGACAATAATGATGATTTACCTTTTTAA
- a CDS encoding T9SS type A sorting domain-containing protein, with protein MKKILLLILLSTISWAQFPTNGLLAQYGFDNGSLIDGANGINFTQTGSSLQVVEDRFHTASNAIQLNGDFLTRTDVNYSSTYDDYSISFWVKTPTNSSDTKTIFYDFGGTFPVGYHIFLKDGKITLTQTSAFGSSYVTTSAQSNYIADNNWHNIVAILDQCAAKIYVDGQLLATGPNNNPNLYLNRLVDSVGSFMVSNNRNGNLSASNKYTDILDDILIYNRVLSNSEINGIITYNNYCFAPSNTLLSISGLTENNATLTLNTSNSGTFEYVLVEKGQPISSGQILVINNGVPVSLSGLLKSTSYEVFLRKDCTSNSNTDWSSAFNFRTKGTVYVNANASGDNTGSNWGNAFTSLQNALSVINANDEIWIASGTYNPSTSDRNSSFNIQKSNLRIYGGFAGTETNINQRNFSLNNTILSGDLLGNDNTILDFVNTTRDDNSYNIVLINANDIVLDGLTIANGHANGSVIEKKLGAAIYKTPTTTNLDIKNCVLKNNVSLEGASAIFSRYSTNGNLKIHNCNFNNNVSRYGTSIYSYTDNNFTANIEIVNSLFFNNVAKDNSTALGYAGSAGWFRAYGTSSTMNVTLVNNTYANNIDTGSTSGLNNFNRATIGLGYTNGTLNATVANNIFWGNTATGGAVAKSLAQIVDNLGQNITVKNSTAQDNFSNIPSGGVSNVLNTDPMFTNAGSDDFTLSNGSTAIDNGDNTNVVGTTDLLGNIRIFNGTVDRGAYEYGSTLTNDSFTTNNEFKMYPNPVQNVLTIESNSDIENIEIYSLEGKLVLKSNQKQIDVQSLVSGIYLLKINSMNGEVIYKKIMKK; from the coding sequence ATGAAAAAAATTTTACTATTAATTTTATTATCCACAATTTCATGGGCACAATTTCCAACGAATGGACTTTTAGCTCAATACGGTTTTGACAATGGAAGTTTAATTGATGGAGCAAATGGAATCAACTTTACTCAAACAGGTTCTTCATTACAAGTAGTTGAAGATCGATTTCATACGGCTTCAAATGCAATTCAATTAAATGGAGATTTTTTAACAAGAACCGATGTTAATTATTCATCAACTTATGATGATTATTCTATTAGTTTTTGGGTTAAAACTCCTACCAATTCATCAGATACAAAAACTATTTTTTATGATTTTGGAGGAACATTCCCAGTTGGTTACCATATCTTTCTGAAAGATGGGAAAATAACTTTAACTCAAACTTCCGCTTTTGGTTCAAGTTATGTAACTACTTCTGCTCAATCAAATTATATCGCAGATAACAATTGGCATAACATTGTAGCTATTTTAGATCAATGTGCGGCTAAAATATATGTAGACGGCCAATTACTAGCTACTGGACCAAATAACAATCCAAACTTATATCTTAACAGACTTGTAGATAGTGTAGGAAGTTTTATGGTTTCAAATAATAGAAATGGAAATTTATCTGCTTCAAATAAATATACTGATATCTTAGACGATATATTAATTTACAATAGAGTTCTTTCAAATTCAGAAATTAATGGTATAATTACTTATAACAATTATTGTTTTGCACCAAGTAATACTTTATTATCAATTAGTGGATTAACAGAAAATAATGCTACTTTAACTTTAAACACTTCAAATTCTGGCACATTTGAATATGTTTTAGTTGAAAAAGGACAACCTATTTCTTCAGGTCAAATATTAGTAATAAATAATGGAGTCCCTGTTTCTTTATCAGGACTTTTAAAATCAACAAGTTATGAAGTTTTTTTAAGAAAAGATTGTACATCAAATTCAAATACAGATTGGTCTTCTGCATTTAACTTTAGGACTAAGGGTACAGTATATGTTAATGCTAATGCATCAGGTGACAATACAGGATCAAACTGGGGAAATGCTTTTACCTCATTACAAAATGCTTTGAGTGTAATTAATGCTAATGACGAAATATGGATTGCAAGTGGTACATACAACCCTAGTACTTCAGATAGAAATTCTTCGTTTAACATCCAAAAATCTAACCTTAGAATTTATGGAGGATTTGCAGGTACAGAAACAAATATAAATCAAAGAAATTTTTCTTTAAATAACACAATTCTTTCTGGTGATTTGTTGGGGAATGATAATACTATTCTAGATTTTGTAAATACAACAAGAGATGATAATTCATACAATATTGTCTTAATAAATGCAAACGATATAGTTTTAGACGGACTAACAATTGCAAACGGACATGCAAACGGAAGCGTTATTGAAAAAAAATTGGGAGCTGCTATTTATAAGACTCCAACTACTACTAATTTAGATATAAAAAATTGTGTTTTAAAAAACAATGTATCACTTGAAGGAGCATCTGCAATCTTTTCAAGATATAGCACTAATGGTAATTTAAAAATTCATAATTGCAATTTTAATAATAATGTTTCAAGATATGGAACATCTATTTATAGTTATACTGATAATAATTTTACTGCAAATATTGAAATTGTAAATTCGTTGTTTTTTAATAATGTAGCTAAAGATAATTCAACTGCTTTAGGATATGCTGGAAGTGCTGGATGGTTTAGAGCTTACGGAACTTCATCAACCATGAATGTAACATTAGTTAATAATACTTATGCAAATAATATTGATACGGGTAGTACAAGTGGATTAAATAATTTCAATAGAGCAACTATCGGATTAGGATACACTAATGGAACGCTTAATGCAACCGTAGCAAATAACATCTTTTGGGGTAATACAGCAACAGGGGGGGCTGTTGCAAAATCTTTAGCTCAAATTGTTGACAACTTAGGCCAAAACATTACTGTTAAAAATTCTACTGCACAAGACAACTTTTCAAATATTCCTAGTGGAGGAGTTAGTAATGTTTTAAATACTGATCCAATGTTTACAAATGCTGGAAGTGATGATTTTACATTATCTAATGGCTCAACTGCAATTGATAATGGAGATAATACAAACGTAGTTGGAACAACCGATTTACTAGGAAACATAAGAATTTTTAACGGAACTGTTGATAGAGGAGCTTATGAATATGGTTCGACCTTAACAAACGATAGTTTTACAACTAATAATGAATTTAAAATGTATCCTAATCCAGTACAAAACGTTTTGACCATTGAATCAAATTCAGATATAGAAAATATTGAAATATATAGTTTAGAGGGTAAATTAGTTCTAAAATCAAATCAAAAACAAATTGATGTTCAATCTTTAGTATCGGGTATTTATTTATTAAAAATAAATAGTATGAATGGGGAAGTAATTTATAAGAAAATTATGAAAAAATAA
- a CDS encoding HU family DNA-binding protein codes for MTKADIVAKISEKLGLEKNDVQATVESFMEEVKNSLEEGDNVYLRGFGSFIIKTRAEKTGRNISKNTTIKIPAHNIPAFKPAKVFVEGVKTKTEVTV; via the coding sequence ATGACGAAAGCTGATATCGTAGCGAAAATTTCTGAGAAATTAGGTCTTGAAAAGAATGACGTTCAAGCAACTGTAGAGTCTTTTATGGAAGAAGTAAAAAACTCATTAGAGGAAGGTGATAATGTTTATTTAAGAGGTTTTGGAAGTTTTATCATCAAAACTAGAGCTGAAAAAACTGGTAGAAACATTTCTAAAAACACTACAATTAAAATTCCTGCACACAACATTCCAGCTTTTAAACCTGCAAAAGTGTTTGTAGAAGGTGTTAAAACAAAAACTGAAGTAACAGTATAA
- the mutY gene encoding A/G-specific adenine glycosylase: MNFSKALISWYLQNQRDLPWRKTVNPYNIWLSEIMLQQTRVAQGLPYYLSFVEAFPTVHDLASADEEKVLKLWQGLGYYSRARNLHATAKFVSKELKGNFPNSYKELLKLKGVGEYTAAAIASISFNENVAVVDGNVFRVLARYFGVELDISNSKTKKTFQELANSLVPKNNAANFNQALMEFGAIQCTPKSPDCNNCIFNKSCFALQKKKVDQLPIKTKKTKIKERFLNFIIVKDCESNFLIEKRTENGIWKNLFQFPLIETEKKLNENKIVELIQKEFSIENVLHFNSEPIIHKLSHQHLYIRFFEITQNTKNPKAISFEELIKKPFPIVIHNFIESNYF; the protein is encoded by the coding sequence ATGAATTTTTCTAAAGCATTAATTAGTTGGTACTTACAAAATCAAAGAGATTTACCTTGGCGCAAAACGGTAAATCCATACAATATTTGGTTGTCTGAAATTATGCTTCAACAAACAAGGGTTGCCCAAGGCCTACCCTATTATCTCAGTTTTGTTGAGGCATTCCCCACAGTTCATGATTTAGCAAGTGCCGATGAAGAAAAAGTTTTAAAACTATGGCAAGGCTTAGGCTATTACTCTAGAGCCCGAAATCTTCATGCTACTGCAAAATTTGTAAGCAAAGAACTAAAGGGAAACTTCCCAAACAGTTACAAAGAATTACTAAAACTCAAAGGCGTAGGTGAATATACAGCAGCTGCAATTGCCTCAATATCCTTCAATGAAAATGTTGCAGTTGTTGATGGTAATGTATTTCGTGTATTAGCCCGATATTTTGGAGTTGAACTAGATATTTCTAATAGCAAAACAAAAAAAACTTTTCAAGAATTAGCCAACTCCTTAGTGCCAAAAAATAATGCCGCAAATTTCAATCAAGCTTTAATGGAATTTGGAGCGATTCAATGTACACCTAAATCCCCTGATTGCAACAATTGTATTTTTAATAAAAGTTGTTTCGCTTTGCAAAAGAAGAAGGTTGACCAACTTCCAATAAAAACTAAAAAAACTAAAATTAAAGAAAGGTTTTTAAACTTTATTATTGTAAAAGATTGTGAAAGCAATTTTTTAATTGAAAAAAGGACTGAAAACGGAATCTGGAAAAACCTTTTTCAATTTCCTTTAATTGAAACAGAAAAAAAATTAAACGAAAATAAGATTGTAGAATTAATCCAAAAGGAGTTTTCTATTGAAAACGTTTTACATTTTAATTCTGAGCCGATAATTCATAAACTGTCACATCAACATTTATATATTCGCTTTTTTGAAATTACACAAAATACGAAAAACCCAAAAGCTATTTCTTTTGAGGAGTTAATAAAAAAACCATTCCCAATTGTCATCCATAACTTTATTGAATCCAATTATTTTTGA
- a CDS encoding Rne/Rng family ribonuclease, giving the protein MNKELIVRSSSDAVDFALLKDGKLIELHKEEEKGTQFQVGDIFIAKIRKPVPGLNAAFVNVGYEKDAFLHYHDLGPNLSSLLKFIKLVSAGKVKDYSLKNFPFEPEINKDGAIADVLSANQSVLVQIVKEPISTKGPRISSEISLAGRYVVLVPFSDRVSVSQKIVSKEEKDRLKRLVQSIKPKGFGVIVRTVAEGKKVAELDKDLQNLMDRWSAMCKRLQTAHHPSKVLGELNKASSILRDVFNDTFTGIHVDDEELYLQTKDYLQEIAPDKASIVKHYQSKELPLFEKYHIERQIKTSFGRTVSMPKGAYLIIEHTEALHVIDVNSGNRSNKAQSQEETALEVNMIAAAEIARQLRLRDMGGIIVVDFIDMQNADNRKQLYDFLKEEMSDDKAKHKILPPSKFGLIQITRQRVRPEVAIKTREEDPNENGEIEAPIVIIDKITDNVERILKDHNKVVLNAHPFVAAYLTKGFPSVRTKWFFEHKKWVKIIPRDAYTYLEYHFFDKEGNEIKL; this is encoded by the coding sequence ATGAACAAAGAATTAATTGTAAGATCAAGTTCAGACGCAGTAGATTTTGCCTTATTAAAAGATGGAAAACTAATAGAATTACACAAAGAAGAAGAAAAAGGTACACAATTTCAAGTTGGTGATATTTTCATTGCTAAAATTAGAAAACCTGTGCCAGGACTTAATGCTGCATTTGTAAATGTAGGATATGAAAAAGATGCGTTTTTGCATTATCATGATTTAGGTCCGAATCTTTCCTCTTTGCTTAAATTTATTAAACTTGTAAGCGCAGGTAAAGTAAAAGATTATTCACTCAAAAACTTTCCTTTTGAGCCAGAAATTAATAAAGATGGCGCTATAGCTGATGTGCTTAGTGCAAATCAATCGGTTTTAGTGCAAATAGTTAAAGAACCTATTTCTACTAAAGGACCACGTATTAGTTCGGAAATTTCTCTTGCAGGGAGATATGTGGTTTTGGTTCCTTTTTCAGATAGAGTTTCTGTTTCACAGAAAATTGTGTCTAAAGAAGAAAAAGATAGACTAAAGCGATTGGTTCAATCTATTAAGCCAAAAGGATTTGGGGTTATTGTGCGAACAGTAGCCGAGGGCAAAAAAGTAGCCGAACTTGACAAAGATTTACAAAATCTAATGGACCGCTGGTCGGCCATGTGTAAAAGGTTACAAACTGCACATCATCCTTCAAAAGTATTAGGAGAATTAAATAAAGCTTCTTCCATACTAAGGGATGTTTTTAACGATACCTTTACGGGTATTCATGTAGATGATGAAGAATTATATCTACAAACGAAGGACTATTTGCAAGAAATAGCTCCGGATAAGGCTTCTATCGTAAAGCACTATCAAAGTAAAGAATTACCTCTTTTTGAGAAGTATCACATAGAAAGACAGATTAAAACTTCTTTCGGTAGAACCGTTTCTATGCCTAAAGGTGCCTATTTAATTATTGAACATACGGAAGCATTGCATGTTATTGATGTTAATAGCGGAAACCGTTCAAATAAAGCACAAAGTCAGGAAGAAACTGCTCTAGAAGTAAATATGATTGCAGCAGCTGAAATAGCTCGTCAATTGCGTTTACGTGATATGGGAGGGATTATTGTTGTCGATTTTATTGATATGCAAAATGCAGACAATAGAAAACAATTGTATGATTTCTTAAAAGAAGAGATGAGTGACGATAAGGCTAAGCATAAGATCTTGCCTCCTAGTAAATTTGGATTGATTCAAATTACTAGACAACGCGTTAGGCCGGAAGTGGCTATAAAAACTAGGGAAGAAGACCCTAATGAAAATGGAGAAATTGAAGCTCCAATTGTAATTATAGACAAGATTACCGATAACGTTGAAAGAATTTTGAAAGACCATAATAAAGTTGTGTTAAACGCACATCCTTTTGTGGCAGCATACCTTACAAAAGGTTTTCCATCTGTTCGAACCAAATGGTTTTTCGAACATAAAAAATGGGTGAAAATTATACCTCGTGACGCTTACACGTATTTAGAATACCATTTCTTTGACAAAGAAGGAAATGAAATTAAATTATAA
- a CDS encoding LytR/AlgR family response regulator transcription factor, translated as MKILIIDDEPKARKLLSILLQENCSEIDTILEAEDLLSGIEIIKKEKPSIVYLDIEMPEHSGLEILDFIDNKDVNFEIIFTTAYNEYALKAFQLSAIDYILKPLQAETVKAATDKAINQLGKLNVAFQLEELKKSLKSANFDKIGLPFSDGFKFVSIQYIIAFEADGMYTKVSTTNDKEILVCKPLRHFVEALNHIPNFYKPHRSYLINLRFIKEYIKKDGGYIVMDNNLNVSLSVDKKEEFLNIIQNIG; from the coding sequence ATGAAAATACTCATTATAGACGATGAACCAAAAGCAAGAAAATTGTTATCCATTTTATTACAAGAAAATTGTTCTGAAATAGATACTATTTTAGAAGCGGAAGATTTACTATCTGGAATAGAAATTATAAAAAAAGAAAAACCATCAATTGTATATTTAGATATTGAGATGCCGGAACACTCTGGACTTGAAATTTTAGATTTTATAGATAATAAAGATGTTAATTTCGAAATCATATTTACTACAGCGTATAATGAATATGCCTTAAAAGCATTTCAACTATCAGCTATAGACTATATTTTAAAACCTTTACAAGCCGAAACAGTTAAAGCTGCTACAGATAAAGCCATTAATCAATTAGGTAAATTAAATGTTGCATTTCAACTAGAAGAGTTAAAAAAAAGTTTAAAATCGGCTAATTTTGATAAAATTGGATTACCCTTTTCAGACGGCTTTAAATTTGTATCTATTCAATATATAATAGCATTCGAGGCCGATGGAATGTACACTAAAGTGAGTACAACCAATGATAAAGAAATTTTGGTTTGTAAACCTTTACGTCATTTTGTTGAAGCCTTAAACCATATTCCTAATTTTTACAAACCTCACCGTTCCTATTTAATCAATTTAAGGTTTATTAAAGAATATATAAAGAAAGATGGAGGCTATATTGTAATGGATAATAATTTAAACGTATCGCTTTCAGTCGACAAAAAAGAAGAGTTTTTAAACATTATACAAAACATAGGATAA